A single genomic interval of Dyella sp. GSA-30 harbors:
- a CDS encoding outer membrane beta-barrel protein: MQINKLLAVVALTAVAATSHADNFFVNTNLGVSNYALQSDALDRSGYAQALRFGYQWGDDFSYGVETGYANLGHGRTYYPHITGTTTTVERVDGFMLGGNLKYSLPQGFYVSGRAGFFRSRDNIHVIDRVWRLPDTSHSVYRDSHDKVSGMSSYVGLGVGYDLNKSFGLGLSYDRYRAHQDRYSELTPRVGMCSVTAEYRF, from the coding sequence ATGCAAATCAACAAACTTTTGGCTGTGGTGGCGCTGACTGCCGTCGCTGCGACGAGTCACGCAGACAATTTCTTTGTGAACACGAATCTCGGTGTGTCCAACTATGCGCTGCAGAGTGACGCGCTCGATCGCAGCGGTTACGCGCAAGCGTTGCGTTTCGGTTACCAGTGGGGTGACGACTTCAGCTACGGCGTCGAGACCGGATATGCGAATCTCGGTCATGGACGGACGTACTATCCGCACATCACAGGCACGACCACGACGGTAGAGCGTGTCGATGGTTTCATGCTGGGCGGTAATTTGAAGTACTCATTGCCGCAAGGTTTTTACGTTTCAGGTCGCGCGGGCTTTTTTAGGTCGCGCGACAATATTCACGTCATAGACCGCGTTTGGAGATTGCCCGACACGTCACACTCGGTTTATCGGGACAGTCACGATAAGGTCTCCGGCATGAGCAGCTACGTCGGATTGGGCGTGGGATACGACTTGAACAAGTCGTTTGGCCTGGGTCTCAGCTACGACCGATATCGTGCTCATCAGGACAGGTACAGCGAACTTACTCCTCGGGTCGGCATGTGTTCGGTAACGGCCGAATATCGATTCTAA
- a CDS encoding fumarate hydratase, whose amino-acid sequence MTSIKQADLIQSVADALQYISYYHPVDYITNLAAAYEREESPAAKDAMAQILINSRMAAEGHRPLCQDTGIVTVFLKVGMNVRWDDATMSLDDMVNEGVRRAYNDPDNKLRASVLADPAGKRSNTKDNTPAVINVSIVPGDTVDVIVAAKGGGSEAKSKFAMLNPSDSIVDWVLKTVPTMGAGWCPPGMLGIGIGGTAEKAMLLAKESLMEPIDIQDLIARGPSNRAEELRLELYEKVNALGIGAQGLGGLTTVLDIKVKDYPTHAANLPVALIPNCAATRHAHFTLDGSGPVALDPPSLKDWPKLTYDSSKGRRVNLDTVTREDVASWKPGEVLLLNGKLLTGRDAAHKRMVDMLNKGEPLPVDFTNRFIYYVGPVDPVRDEVVGPAGPTTATRMDKFTEQVLAQTGLLGMVGKAERGPAAIEAIKKHQSVYLMAVGGAAYLVSKAIKASRVVGFADLGMEAIYEFEVQDMPVTVAVDSLGTSVHQTGPKEWQARIGKIPVVVA is encoded by the coding sequence ATGACCTCCATCAAGCAAGCAGACCTGATCCAGAGCGTTGCCGACGCCCTGCAGTACATCAGCTATTACCACCCGGTCGACTACATCACAAATCTCGCCGCCGCCTATGAGCGCGAGGAAAGCCCTGCGGCGAAAGACGCGATGGCGCAGATCCTGATCAACTCCCGCATGGCCGCCGAAGGTCACCGTCCGCTGTGCCAGGACACCGGCATCGTGACGGTGTTTCTGAAGGTCGGCATGAACGTGCGCTGGGACGACGCCACCATGTCGCTGGACGACATGGTCAACGAAGGCGTGCGTCGCGCCTATAACGACCCGGACAACAAGCTGCGCGCCAGCGTGCTGGCCGATCCGGCCGGCAAGCGCAGCAATACCAAGGACAATACGCCGGCGGTGATCAACGTATCAATCGTGCCGGGCGATACGGTCGATGTGATCGTCGCGGCCAAGGGCGGCGGCTCGGAGGCGAAGTCGAAGTTCGCCATGCTCAACCCCTCCGACTCCATCGTCGACTGGGTGCTCAAGACCGTTCCCACCATGGGCGCCGGCTGGTGCCCGCCGGGCATGCTCGGTATCGGTATCGGCGGCACCGCCGAGAAGGCGATGCTGCTGGCGAAAGAGTCGCTGATGGAGCCGATCGATATCCAGGACCTGATCGCGCGCGGTCCGAGCAATCGCGCCGAAGAGCTGCGCCTGGAGCTGTACGAAAAGGTCAATGCGCTCGGTATCGGCGCGCAAGGGCTGGGTGGTCTGACCACTGTGCTCGATATCAAGGTGAAGGACTATCCGACCCACGCAGCGAACTTACCGGTCGCCTTGATCCCCAATTGCGCGGCTACCCGCCACGCGCACTTCACCCTCGATGGTTCGGGCCCGGTCGCGCTCGATCCGCCGTCGCTCAAGGACTGGCCCAAGCTCACTTACGATTCGAGCAAGGGTCGTCGCGTGAACCTCGATACGGTAACCCGTGAAGACGTCGCCAGCTGGAAGCCGGGCGAAGTGCTGCTGCTCAACGGCAAGCTGCTGACCGGCCGCGATGCCGCGCACAAGCGCATGGTCGATATGCTCAACAAGGGCGAGCCGTTGCCGGTGGATTTCACCAATCGTTTCATCTACTACGTCGGCCCGGTCGATCCCGTGCGCGACGAGGTGGTCGGCCCGGCCGGTCCCACCACGGCTACGCGCATGGACAAGTTTACCGAGCAGGTGCTCGCGCAGACCGGCCTGCTTGGCATGGTCGGCAAGGCCGAGCGTGGCCCGGCGGCGATCGAGGCGATCAAGAAGCACCAGTCGGTTTATCTGATGGCGGTCGGCGGCGCCGCGTATCTTGTCTCCAAGGCGATCAAGGCCTCCCGCGTGGTTGGTTTCGCCGACCTGGGGATGGAAGCGATTTATGAGTTCGAGGTTCAGGACATGCCGGTGACGGTCGCGGTGGATTCGCTGGGCACGTCGGTGCATCAGACCGGGCCGAAGGAGTGGCAGGCGCGGATTGGCAAGATTCCGGTGGTCGTGGCCTGA
- a CDS encoding bifunctional aspartate kinase/diaminopimelate decarboxylase, giving the protein MKFGGTSVATLPRWQNILELVASRRAEGARVLVVVSALSGITDALKQLCAEGEKGKRNEAAKAIATRHDELLSHMQLAMPDTLAARLKDLAALADEGSSRLGELAWAAKVQAHGELLSSALGAAFLTHSGLATEWVDARDCLAAIALPNQNERTKLLSAMVDAKPDPALSARLAALGEVFITQGFIARESEGRTVLLGRGGSDTSASYFGALLKAQRVEIWTDVAGMFTANPRQVPGARLLQRLDYEEAQEIASTGAKVLHPRCLSPLREPRVPLLIKDTNRPELSGTHIGPELREEAPSIKAISTRKGITLVSMESVGMWQQVGFLADVFNQFKKHGLSVDLIGSAETNVTVSLDPTENLLDSDVLAALAGDLAKVCRVKVIAPCAAVTMVGRGMRSMLHRLHTVMAEFGQHRVHMISQSSNNLNFTFVVDENVVDDLLPQLHEQLVRTGAMRTDDASLFGPSWERLYGVASNGHDPAWWMDARPQLLKLAEERSPRYVYDIATVRERARSLREKLPVDRLLFAIKANSHPAILRALAEEGLGMECVSPGELQRVAETVPADTPRLFTPNFAPRSDYRDALNAGVLVTIDALHPMEQWVETFEGHDISVRVDLGRGLGHHDKVRTGGSTSKFGLPLDQLDAFVHLATARHARIVGLHAHLGSGVLDPSHWAEVYAQLASIAERIPTVEFLNIGGGLGVPSHPGERPLDLDAVGAALAEVKQVYPQYKLWMEPGRFLVAEAGVLLAKVTQLKGKGGWRYLGVDAGMHNLIRPALYDAWHEIVNLTRLHEPATAMYQVVGPICESGDVLGNDRRLPESREDDVILIATTGAYGQVMSSPYNLRGPAEEIVLD; this is encoded by the coding sequence ATGAAGTTCGGCGGCACCAGTGTCGCCACGCTCCCACGCTGGCAGAACATTCTGGAGCTGGTCGCCAGCCGCCGTGCCGAAGGTGCACGCGTGCTGGTCGTCGTCTCCGCACTCTCCGGCATCACCGACGCACTCAAACAACTGTGCGCCGAGGGCGAAAAGGGAAAACGCAACGAGGCCGCCAAAGCGATCGCGACGCGGCACGACGAGCTGCTGTCGCATATGCAGTTGGCGATGCCCGATACGCTGGCTGCGCGCCTGAAAGATCTGGCCGCGCTGGCCGACGAGGGTTCCTCCCGTCTGGGCGAGTTGGCCTGGGCTGCGAAGGTGCAGGCGCACGGCGAGCTGCTTTCCAGCGCGCTTGGTGCCGCGTTCCTGACCCATAGCGGCCTGGCGACCGAATGGGTGGACGCACGCGATTGCCTGGCTGCGATCGCGCTGCCCAACCAGAACGAGCGCACCAAGCTGCTGTCGGCGATGGTCGATGCCAAACCCGATCCGGCGCTTTCGGCGCGTCTGGCTGCGCTAGGCGAGGTCTTCATCACGCAGGGCTTTATTGCGCGCGAAAGCGAAGGCCGCACGGTACTACTCGGTCGCGGTGGTTCGGACACGTCGGCGTCGTATTTCGGTGCGCTATTGAAAGCGCAGCGCGTGGAAATCTGGACCGACGTGGCCGGCATGTTCACGGCCAATCCGCGCCAGGTGCCGGGTGCGCGCCTGTTGCAGCGGCTGGACTACGAAGAAGCCCAGGAAATCGCCTCCACCGGTGCGAAGGTGCTCCACCCTCGTTGCTTGTCGCCGTTGCGCGAGCCGCGCGTGCCGCTGCTGATCAAGGACACCAACCGGCCCGAATTGAGCGGTACCCATATCGGCCCCGAGTTGCGCGAGGAAGCGCCAAGCATCAAGGCGATCAGTACGCGCAAGGGCATCACGCTGGTGTCGATGGAATCGGTCGGCATGTGGCAGCAGGTCGGTTTTCTTGCCGACGTGTTCAACCAGTTCAAGAAGCACGGCCTGTCGGTGGACCTGATCGGCTCGGCGGAAACCAACGTCACGGTCTCGCTCGATCCGACCGAAAACCTGCTCGACTCGGACGTGCTGGCCGCGCTGGCCGGCGACCTGGCCAAGGTCTGCCGGGTCAAGGTGATCGCGCCGTGCGCGGCAGTCACCATGGTCGGCCGCGGCATGCGCTCGATGCTGCATCGCCTGCATACGGTGATGGCCGAGTTCGGCCAGCATCGCGTGCACATGATCTCGCAGTCGTCGAACAATCTGAACTTCACTTTCGTGGTCGACGAGAACGTAGTCGACGATCTGCTGCCGCAGCTGCACGAGCAACTGGTGCGGACCGGTGCCATGCGTACCGACGACGCCAGCCTGTTCGGGCCCAGTTGGGAGCGTCTGTACGGCGTGGCGTCCAATGGCCATGATCCGGCATGGTGGATGGATGCGCGGCCGCAGCTGTTGAAGCTCGCCGAGGAACGCAGCCCGCGCTATGTCTACGACATCGCCACCGTGCGCGAACGCGCGCGTTCTCTCAGGGAGAAGCTGCCGGTCGATCGCCTTCTGTTTGCGATCAAGGCCAATTCGCATCCGGCGATCCTGCGTGCGCTGGCCGAAGAAGGCCTGGGCATGGAGTGCGTGTCGCCGGGTGAACTGCAGCGGGTAGCCGAGACTGTGCCGGCCGATACGCCGCGCCTGTTTACGCCGAACTTCGCGCCGCGCAGCGACTATCGCGACGCGCTCAACGCCGGTGTGCTGGTGACTATCGATGCCTTGCATCCGATGGAGCAGTGGGTCGAAACCTTCGAGGGTCACGACATCAGCGTACGCGTCGATCTGGGGCGCGGGCTGGGGCATCACGACAAGGTGCGTACCGGCGGCAGTACCAGCAAGTTCGGACTGCCACTCGATCAGCTCGATGCCTTCGTGCATCTGGCCACCGCGCGTCACGCGCGCATCGTCGGCCTGCATGCGCACCTGGGCTCGGGCGTGCTCGATCCGTCGCATTGGGCCGAGGTCTATGCCCAGCTTGCCAGCATTGCCGAGCGCATTCCCACGGTGGAATTCCTCAATATCGGCGGCGGGCTTGGTGTGCCTTCGCATCCGGGCGAGCGGCCGCTCGATCTCGATGCCGTCGGTGCCGCCTTGGCGGAAGTAAAACAGGTCTATCCGCAGTACAAGCTGTGGATGGAGCCCGGGCGTTTCCTGGTCGCCGAAGCCGGCGTCCTGCTGGCCAAGGTCACCCAGCTCAAGGGCAAGGGCGGCTGGCGCTACCTGGGTGTGGACGCGGGCATGCACAACCTGATCCGGCCGGCGCTGTATGACGCCTGGCACGAAATCGTCAATCTCACCCGCCTGCATGAGCCGGCCACGGCGATGTATCAGGTGGTGGGGCCGATCTGCGAGTCGGGCGACGTGCTGGGCAACGACCGCCGCCTGCCGGAAAGCCGCGAGGACGATGTGATTCTGATCGCCACGACGGGTGCTTACGGTCAGGTGATGTCTTCGCCGTACAATCTGCGCGGGCCGGCCGAAGAAATCGTGCTCGATTGA
- the murL gene encoding UDP-N-acetyl-alpha-D-muramoyl-L-alanyl-L-glutamate epimerase, whose amino-acid sequence MTDVIPPRLTQVFRFVRCSYADGVAELVYAFDQGEELIERVRFPHAPPVVPKYARAFEAALKALHLFAGVSYYKAGVPPKIDVADGPLDDATADLLDQLYLHGLAEFAYRNGLDLRSRIAFPRGGKAGPTTDALGLPARTLVPIGGGKDSLVAVEAIKQAGGEATAVWVGNSTLIAGCAERTGLPMLNIQRELAPGLFELNRQGAWNGHIPVTAINSAILALAAILYGFDSIAFANERSASAATLEYEGQQVNHQWSKGYAFEQMFAAWLHTHVAADLDFFSLLRPYSELAVTRAFAKLTPYFDVFSSCNRNFKILGPKPADRWCGQCPKCHFVFLALAPFLPKPRLLSIFGRNLLDDESQAAGFDALLEYQDHKPFECVGEAAEARAAMYALSQRPEWQEDVLIARFREEILPQLDISQLAIEPWLEASPEHGIPARLQGALALFD is encoded by the coding sequence GTGACCGACGTAATACCGCCTCGCCTGACGCAGGTCTTCCGCTTCGTGCGCTGCAGCTACGCCGACGGCGTGGCCGAGCTGGTGTATGCCTTCGACCAGGGCGAGGAGCTGATCGAACGCGTGCGCTTTCCGCATGCGCCACCGGTGGTGCCGAAGTACGCGCGCGCCTTCGAAGCCGCGCTGAAGGCGCTGCATCTGTTTGCCGGCGTCAGCTACTACAAGGCAGGGGTGCCCCCGAAGATCGACGTGGCCGATGGCCCGCTGGATGATGCGACGGCCGATCTGCTCGATCAGTTGTATCTGCATGGCCTGGCTGAATTTGCTTATCGCAATGGCCTGGATCTGCGCAGCCGTATCGCTTTTCCGCGTGGCGGCAAGGCCGGCCCGACAACCGACGCGTTGGGGTTGCCGGCGCGTACGCTGGTGCCGATCGGCGGTGGCAAGGACTCGCTGGTCGCGGTCGAGGCGATCAAGCAGGCGGGCGGCGAAGCCACGGCCGTATGGGTCGGCAATTCGACCCTGATCGCTGGCTGCGCCGAACGCACCGGCCTGCCGATGCTCAATATCCAGCGCGAACTCGCGCCGGGGCTGTTCGAGCTCAATCGCCAGGGGGCGTGGAACGGGCATATCCCGGTCACTGCCATCAACTCGGCGATCCTTGCGCTGGCTGCCATCCTTTATGGTTTCGACAGCATCGCGTTCGCCAACGAGCGCTCCGCATCGGCAGCGACGCTGGAATACGAGGGCCAGCAGGTCAATCATCAGTGGAGCAAGGGCTATGCGTTCGAGCAGATGTTCGCGGCGTGGCTGCATACGCATGTTGCGGCCGACCTGGATTTCTTCTCGCTGCTGCGCCCGTATTCGGAACTGGCGGTGACGCGGGCATTCGCCAAGCTCACGCCGTATTTCGACGTGTTCTCCAGCTGCAACCGCAACTTCAAGATCCTCGGCCCCAAGCCGGCGGATCGTTGGTGCGGGCAATGCCCGAAATGCCATTTCGTGTTTCTCGCCTTGGCGCCGTTCTTGCCCAAGCCGCGCCTGTTGTCGATCTTCGGCCGCAATCTGCTGGACGACGAAAGTCAGGCCGCGGGCTTTGACGCGCTGCTGGAATATCAGGATCACAAACCCTTCGAATGCGTCGGCGAAGCGGCCGAGGCGCGTGCGGCGATGTATGCCCTGAGCCAGCGTCCGGAGTGGCAGGAGGACGTCCTGATTGCACGCTTTCGCGAGGAAATCCTGCCGCAGCTGGATATCTCGCAGTTGGCCATCGAACCCTGGCTTGAAGCATCGCCGGAACACGGCATCCCTGCGCGCCTGCAGGGCGCGTTGGCGCTGTTCGACTAA
- a CDS encoding M3 family metallopeptidase — protein sequence MRRAIPYGLLSVLLGASPWAMAEQQVPTYHIDQQAYFDTPTDEADARQKLVNDIAALKSPAMGDASALLDYLRHGEALLRLAHKHSAYLHLRVALDIEDTAAVDAKNDIDNAAGRLVDGVRGVLRTWGDDGFAAAVKQEPALASYRYVLSRAQRGLPHELPAAQQAILDQVAEPAADAYWTIYQQTQRGIDFGKVHTAQGDLGVDKDAKAIAQVPDRSVRQQAWEQRWDAYNSRAGTFASVLLSIVRLNDRTAHLQHFDDAPSATYFSRQFDRKNVDETIAATAKHADLLQRYQTLRAGRVAALTGVSDVQPWDLSMAGQGFTPPVFNYAQMRDIAHEALAPLGAAYVTRFDALLDPGNRRIDISPELGKRVNDAFSVDAPGVPPGLFVSRYSGDLGSASVIIHEGGHAMHAQLMDEHGVSPFYTGGPSWMKEAAAILNEFLLRDYLYRHAKDAQTKAYYLQSLLDDMTLEIFTSAEEGELEQSIYDGVAAGKLRNASDLDALTLKITGRYEIWPAKQPRLAHVWMTKRLMYEDPLYLANYLYAGLFAAKMYDMAQRDPKDFQVRYTRFLQDGFDDTPQNLLHRFFGKDISPQSLVDEDMALIERKVAELEKVYRDDKQH from the coding sequence ATGCGCAGAGCAATTCCGTATGGGCTGCTGAGCGTGTTGCTAGGGGCGTCGCCATGGGCGATGGCAGAGCAGCAGGTGCCTACTTATCATATTGATCAGCAGGCTTATTTCGATACGCCAACCGACGAAGCAGACGCGCGTCAGAAGCTCGTCAACGACATAGCGGCGCTGAAGTCCCCGGCCATGGGCGATGCCTCCGCGCTGCTCGATTATCTCCGTCATGGCGAGGCTCTTCTAAGGCTGGCGCATAAGCACAGCGCCTATTTGCATCTGCGCGTCGCGCTGGATATCGAAGATACCGCGGCAGTGGATGCCAAAAACGATATCGACAATGCCGCTGGCCGGTTGGTCGATGGTGTTCGTGGCGTATTGCGGACCTGGGGTGATGACGGTTTTGCCGCAGCGGTAAAGCAAGAGCCGGCCTTGGCCAGCTACCGCTATGTGCTGTCACGCGCGCAACGTGGTCTGCCGCACGAGTTGCCGGCCGCGCAGCAAGCCATCCTCGACCAGGTCGCCGAACCCGCGGCCGACGCCTATTGGACGATCTACCAACAAACCCAGCGTGGTATCGATTTTGGCAAGGTGCATACCGCACAAGGCGATCTTGGCGTGGACAAGGATGCCAAGGCGATTGCCCAGGTGCCTGATCGCAGCGTGCGCCAGCAGGCCTGGGAACAGCGCTGGGACGCCTACAACTCACGCGCGGGCACGTTTGCGAGCGTTTTGCTGAGCATCGTGCGACTGAACGACCGAACGGCTCACTTGCAACACTTCGACGATGCGCCGTCCGCGACCTATTTCTCGCGCCAGTTCGATCGCAAGAACGTCGATGAGACGATCGCCGCTACGGCGAAACACGCGGATCTGTTGCAGCGATATCAGACATTGCGTGCCGGGAGGGTGGCCGCTCTGACGGGTGTGAGCGATGTGCAGCCTTGGGACTTGAGCATGGCCGGACAAGGATTTACCCCGCCGGTATTCAATTACGCACAGATGCGCGATATCGCCCATGAGGCGCTGGCTCCGTTAGGTGCGGCTTATGTCACACGTTTCGATGCCTTGCTCGATCCGGGCAACCGTCGCATCGATATTTCACCGGAGCTCGGCAAGCGCGTTAACGACGCGTTTTCGGTCGATGCCCCCGGTGTGCCGCCAGGCCTGTTCGTCAGCCGCTACAGCGGCGACCTGGGAAGCGCCAGCGTCATCATTCACGAAGGCGGCCATGCGATGCATGCGCAGCTGATGGACGAGCACGGCGTGTCGCCGTTCTATACCGGCGGCCCAAGCTGGATGAAGGAAGCCGCGGCGATCCTGAACGAGTTTCTATTGCGCGACTATCTGTACCGGCACGCAAAAGATGCGCAGACCAAGGCGTACTACCTGCAATCCCTGCTCGACGACATGACACTGGAAATCTTTACGTCGGCCGAAGAGGGCGAGTTGGAGCAATCCATCTACGACGGCGTGGCCGCGGGCAAATTGCGCAATGCATCGGACCTCGACGCCTTGACGCTGAAGATCACCGGGCGCTACGAGATATGGCCGGCGAAGCAGCCGCGCCTTGCGCATGTCTGGATGACCAAGCGGTTGATGTACGAAGACCCGCTTTATCTGGCGAACTATCTCTACGCAGGATTGTTTGCGGCAAAGATGTACGACATGGCGCAGCGTGATCCGAAAGATTTCCAGGTGCGCTACACAAGGTTTCTTCAGGACGGTTTCGACGATACGCCACAGAACCTGTTGCACCGGTTTTTCGGCAAGGACATCTCGCCCCAATCCCTGGTCGACGAGGACATGGCCTTGATCGAGCGTAAGGTGGCCGAGTTAGAAAAAGTCTATCGGGACGACAAGCAACACTAA
- the murD gene encoding UDP-N-acetylmuramoyl-L-alanine--D-glutamate ligase, producing the protein MRIAELADKRVAIWGFGREGRAIIGVLRARLPGLPLSLFCTQAEVAAAQAFDANLAVHGEEPDAQALSQFDVLVKSPGVSAYKPALVEAKAGGLKVTSGTALWFAEQPDAHVIAVTGTKGKSTTTALIAHLARALRIRTALAGNIGMQMLELLDSRAELWAVELSSFQTGEAGPVQLGIVTSLYEEHLDWHGSRERYVADKLKLADVSRYLLVNALQPALLEKTAEHPHRLLFGHPEGWHVRGGFIHRGNKPVFAVADLPVPGEHNALNACAALTAIEVSGADALAAAPALASFHPLPHRLQPLGERDGWYWINDSISTTPQATLAALQSLGSKVVTVIVGGHDRGLDWSDFVVAMMRQAPHAIVTQGANGPRIAKALRDASFAGRLVEVADVAAAVEMGRSLTPAGGTILLSPGAPSFDQFRDYADRGRRFAELAGFDGQTITGIGGLGIA; encoded by the coding sequence ATGCGTATCGCCGAGCTGGCCGACAAGCGTGTTGCGATCTGGGGTTTCGGTCGCGAAGGCCGGGCCATCATCGGCGTATTGCGTGCGCGCTTGCCTGGGCTGCCGTTGAGCCTGTTCTGTACCCAGGCCGAGGTGGCCGCGGCACAGGCCTTCGATGCAAACCTCGCCGTGCATGGCGAGGAGCCGGATGCGCAGGCACTGTCCCAGTTCGATGTATTGGTGAAATCGCCTGGCGTTTCCGCTTACAAACCCGCCCTGGTTGAAGCGAAGGCGGGCGGATTGAAGGTCACTTCGGGAACCGCGCTGTGGTTCGCCGAACAGCCCGATGCACATGTCATCGCGGTAACGGGCACCAAGGGCAAAAGCACGACAACCGCGCTGATCGCGCACCTAGCGCGCGCACTGCGTATTCGCACCGCGCTGGCCGGCAATATCGGCATGCAGATGCTGGAACTGCTCGACAGCCGTGCCGAGCTATGGGCGGTGGAACTGTCCAGCTTCCAGACCGGTGAGGCGGGGCCGGTACAGTTGGGCATCGTCACCAGCTTGTACGAGGAGCATCTGGACTGGCACGGTTCGCGCGAACGCTATGTGGCCGACAAGCTCAAGCTGGCCGATGTATCGCGGTATCTGTTGGTCAATGCCTTGCAGCCGGCTTTGCTCGAAAAAACCGCCGAGCATCCGCATCGGCTGCTGTTCGGTCACCCCGAGGGCTGGCATGTTCGCGGTGGGTTTATTCATCGCGGTAACAAGCCTGTGTTTGCGGTGGCCGATCTGCCAGTGCCGGGCGAACACAATGCGCTCAATGCCTGTGCCGCGTTGACGGCGATCGAGGTCAGCGGTGCCGATGCGCTGGCCGCGGCGCCGGCGTTGGCGAGTTTTCATCCCCTGCCGCATCGCCTGCAACCGCTGGGCGAGCGCGACGGCTGGTATTGGATCAACGATTCGATCAGCACCACGCCACAGGCGACGCTGGCGGCCTTGCAAAGCCTGGGCTCGAAGGTGGTCACGGTCATCGTCGGTGGCCACGACCGCGGCCTGGACTGGAGCGACTTCGTGGTGGCCATGATGCGGCAGGCACCGCATGCGATCGTGACACAGGGCGCCAATGGGCCGCGTATCGCCAAGGCCTTGCGCGATGCGTCCTTCGCCGGTCGACTGGTCGAAGTGGCCGATGTCGCGGCTGCGGTGGAGATGGGTCGTTCACTTACTCCGGCCGGCGGTACGATTCTGCTGTCGCCCGGTGCGCCCAGCTTCGATCAGTTTCGCGACTATGCCGATCGTGGCCGCCGTTTCGCCGAGCTGGCAGGTTTCGACGGCCAGACCATTACCGGGATTGGTGGCCTGGGTATAGCCTGA
- a CDS encoding AraC family transcriptional regulator: MSHALRLHVSNYAPRADLAAHVHHEAWLCLVLKGSYREHIRSRIDEHGSGDLLFCPEHATHSQQIGAEGARKLIFSPPPSALEYLLDHGSRLSEAPYLRRSAPLSQLGQRMLRELQIGDSFASVAIEGIAMELLALLARQEREIPQVPDWLRRLRESIDDEPAQAWSLERLARDARRHPVHVARCFRQSYGCTIGEYIRHARVAKATLLLRRTRMPLLDIALTCGFGDASTFSRSFKAAFGVSPSSYRENVR; the protein is encoded by the coding sequence ATGTCACACGCCTTGCGTTTGCATGTCTCCAACTACGCACCGCGAGCCGACCTGGCGGCGCATGTCCATCACGAAGCATGGTTGTGTCTCGTGCTGAAAGGCAGTTATCGCGAACATATTCGCTCTCGCATCGACGAACATGGCAGCGGCGACCTGTTGTTTTGCCCCGAGCATGCGACGCACAGCCAGCAGATCGGTGCCGAAGGTGCTCGAAAACTGATTTTTTCGCCACCACCGTCCGCCTTGGAATATCTGCTCGACCACGGCAGCAGACTGAGCGAGGCGCCTTACCTGCGCCGTAGCGCACCTCTGTCGCAATTGGGACAGCGCATGTTGCGAGAGCTGCAGATCGGCGACAGTTTTGCTTCCGTTGCCATCGAAGGAATCGCGATGGAACTGCTGGCCTTGCTGGCCAGGCAGGAGCGTGAGATCCCGCAGGTGCCTGACTGGCTGCGGCGACTGCGTGAAAGCATTGACGATGAGCCCGCGCAGGCGTGGTCGCTCGAACGACTGGCGCGCGATGCACGGCGGCATCCGGTGCATGTTGCGCGCTGTTTTCGCCAATCGTACGGTTGCACCATCGGCGAATACATTCGACATGCACGGGTTGCCAAGGCCACCTTGCTGCTGCGTCGAACCCGCATGCCGTTGCTCGATATCGCATTGACCTGCGGCTTTGGCGATGCGTCGACCTTCTCCCGTTCGTTCAAGGCGGCCTTTGGCGTATCGCCATCGAGCTATCGCGAGAATGTGCGCTAA